The nucleotide sequence TATTCATTTGACGCATCCTTTATTTAAAACTTCCCCTAAATTTATGATTATGTGGAGCTAAAACAGTTTGCAGGAAATTTTAAAACCTTCCGAAAACTGCAAACAGAAAAAACTGAAAATTAGTCATCCAAGTTGGAATGGTGACATACCTATATTGTGATAATCAGGATTTAAGTGCATAAATCAATGTAAATATAATATTCCTCAGCCGGCAAATAATCAATTAAAATATAAAGTTATGAATCCTATTAACATTTTTCTAGCGGACGATGATGAAGATGATCGGGAACTTTTTATGGACGCCTTGTCCGAATTGCCAATTGAAACCTCGGTAAAACAATTTGAAAATGGGGTCGACCTAATGGCAGAATTATATTCTGGCAACCCCAAGCCAGACACCATTTTTTTAGACCTACGTATGCCCCTTATGGACGGATTTGAATGCCTAACGGATATCCGTAGCATCCCCGAATTGTCGGAAATCCAAATAATCATTTATTCCACATCGTTTAATCAAAATGAAGTAGACCAACTGAAAGAGGCCGGAGCAAATCTTTACATAAAGAAACCCAACTCATACAACCAATTGAAAACCGTATTATATAAATCTTTGAAGCCTTTTCAAAATACAACCTCAAAGACCAGTGATGATTTGAAT is from Arenibacter algicola and encodes:
- a CDS encoding response regulator; this translates as MNPINIFLADDDEDDRELFMDALSELPIETSVKQFENGVDLMAELYSGNPKPDTIFLDLRMPLMDGFECLTDIRSIPELSEIQIIIYSTSFNQNEVDQLKEAGANLYIKKPNSYNQLKTVLYKSLKPFQNTTSKTSDDLNFTVIV